Sequence from the Sciurus carolinensis chromosome 1, mSciCar1.2, whole genome shotgun sequence genome:
CCATGCTTGGTGTAGATTAGGTAGGAGCAGATGTCTACTGAGAGTGCAGATAACCTGATGATGACTGGATGAGTGAGCAGGTGAGAAAGGAgtaaacaatgaatgaatgaatgaatgcctgCCCGCGTGAGCAAGTCAGccaatgagtgaataaataaatgagccagCCAAGGAGGAAGTCAATGAGTACATGAATTTTCCACCTGCCCGCCTCCCATCTCCAGTATACTGTAAGCTCCTCAAGGAGAGTGAACAAGTCTGTCTTGGGCCCCACCATGCCCTACTCTGGATGCAAGACCTAATACACAAAACAAGCTCAATAACTATTCACTGACTGACTGAATGAGTAATGAGCAAATGGGCAGGTGACACCACACACTGACCAGGATGGCTAGGGTTGGGCAGAGCCAGGATGGGTAACTCACGGGTGCTGTAGCACGTTGGAGCATAGTGCAGGGTCCACCTTCTGCCAGCAGCCCAAATGGGCAGCAGCCTTGTGCAGCAGGTCGCAGTAACTGGCAGGAAGCAGGTGCTGCATGAGGATCACTGAGGTGCTGATGGACACTAGCAGGAAGAGCTCACAGGACCAACGCTTGTCATAGTAATGTGTGTTCTGGAGAGAGAAGGAGGTAGGTAAGGCTTGGGATGCTCCTAACCTTATTCCCTCTCTTCCCTGATTCTACTTGCCTCAGAGGTCCTGGCAAGACCTCAGGTGGCCTAATACCAAGGATCACACACCTAACAAAGAAGGGTTAGATCCTATGCCTATTGGTTagttttctacaaagaaaaattgCTCCCACTGCTCCTGCTTGGAGACAGAGCACAGACTCTAGGGTCCAAGAGACCTGAATTCAAATCTAGGCCCGCTGCATATTAACTGTTTGACTTTGGGCAAGCCACTGTGCTTTACTGTCCTCATCTTTTAAAGGAGGGTAAGAGTAACCACCAAGTACCTCTAAAGGCATCAGGAGGATTATAATACTCATGAAACTTCCTAGTATGGTGTAAGTGCTCTAAAAACATGAAGTCTTAAATGTGCAGGTACCTCCCTAGGAGGCCATGTAAGAGAGAGAACACAGGTTTTTGAAGTCCCTCAGATCTGAATGAATCCTGGATTCCCTACTTAAGAACAAAGCAGGACATTGTGACATGCTTGTTGTCAAAACAGCCACTGAAATACAAAGTCATGCTCTTTCTTATCAAACATATGTCTCCCTCATTGGCTGAGTGACCTTGGACAGGTCACCTCCTTTCAGGAAGCCTTGTTCTCTGCACTCCAAAATGGAGACAATAGTCACTCTAGTGCACCAGATGAGAACAGATGGGAAACCCCATCAAAAAGAGCAGTTATTTACACAAGCAGGAAGGCTCATGTGGGGTAGGCAGCAGGTTAAGGTCCCAGCCAGGCTTTTTCACTCTCTGGGTTGAGCTGTTGTACCTTCACAAACCAGACAGGCACAAAGGCCACATAATAGGCACTCAGCATGGAGCTGACAAGCACTTCCTTCATGCGCCAATTGAAGTCCATCTTAAGGAACTCCACTTCACTACGGATGAGGCTGGGAGACAGGCAGCAGGCATGGGTGGGCATGGCTTCCGGGCCATACAGCTGTCGTGTGTGCTGCTTCCATGTCTCCCGAAGTGTCAGCAGGTAGTCCCGACTTCTTGCCAGGCCACTGACTGCCTCCCGGGGCCCCACGGAGGCCATGTGGCTGAAGAGGTTTGTCTTGCGCAGATCACAGTTCAGCTGTAGGAACGGAATGTACATCCCAAACCTGCTGGGGAAGACAGTGGTATGGGCAGGCCTGACTGTGGGCCAGGATCCCAACCCTGAGCCTCAGTGAGGACTCCGCTTTCCTCTCGGGTCTCAGCTCTCCTGGATGCTACAAAGGGAGGATTTAGTCATCCGTCCAACCATCCATCCTCACATCAATGCTCCCCTAAGCGTTGAGTGTGTAATAAGAATTGGGAATATAGCAGGGAGCAAGAGACAAGTCCCTGCCCCCACAATCTAATGGTGATTAATCACAACAGCCCACGTTTACTAGGTACGTCTATGTTCCAGTTACCACACTAAATACTTAAAtgcatccttttatttttttttgtaagaacAAAATGCACTAGGTACTGTTATTTTTGTCCCCTTTTCAGCTGAGGACATTATGGCTCAGAAAGGTGAAATAAATTCCCAAAGTTTACATAATGAGGAAGAAATAGAGCCAGGGCTCATGTCCAGCTCTTCTGGTACTAGAGATCaagacagattaaaaaaaaaaaaaaaaaaaaaaaaaaaagcactaccAGTAATTAGttaaacatatacataaattcagcatggtagtgcatgcctgtaatcccagcaggtcaggaagctgaggcaggagaactactcatccaaggtcagcctcaaaatttagcaagaccctcagcaactcagtaacgtcctgcctcaaaataaaaaataagctgggtgcagtggtgcactcctgtaatcccagagacttgggaggctgaagtgggaggatcgcaagttcaaagccagcctcagcaatttagtgaggtctctctcaaaataaaaaataaagaactgaggatgtggtcCAGAggtaaagtaaccctgggttcaattcctggtaccaataaataaataaaataaataaaaaggactggggatgtacctcagtggtaaagggaCTGTGGGTTGAacctcccagtaccaaaaaaaaaaaaaaaaaaaaaaaaaaaagcacagtaccacaaaaaaagaagtatatattgtataattgGGTGCATATATGAGAAGTGACTCTTTTGTTTGCAGAGGATGACAGCTTaggaatgaatatttattttgtgtctatGTAGTGCACTGTAGGCAGTGAAATGGACCCTTAAATGGTACAAATTCTTTCTCAGCAGCACCCTTCAGGCAGGGCTGGAGCTAATCAGTCAAGAGGTTTCTTGAGCATGTGGTTAGTActtcaagaggaaaaaaactacataaagCCACAGCCTGGAAGAATACAATGGTCCTTCCCTATCTGTGGATTCCATATCTACAGGTTCAACCAACCTCAGActgaaaataatattacattgtgctgggcacagtggcacatgctcgTAAACCCAgcgatttgggaagctgaggcaggattgcaaatttgaggtcagtctcagcaacttagtgaggcactaagcaacttaaaaagatcgtgtctcaaaaaaataaaaagggctggggatatagctcagtggagtAAGGTGcccccctgtgttcaattcctagtacctattaaaaaaaaaaaaaaaaaaaaaaaggttccatTGTTAATGAGTGCACTCTGTAGTTGGCCTACAATGGTTAAGCCAGTGCTGGACACGTCATGTACAGGCTTTCgttccttgtcattattctctagcATATAACAAcattttacatagcatttactgTTGTATTAGGTATTAAAAGCCAGGAGTGGtgttgcatgtctgtaattccagcaattctccttgggcaggagaattgtaaggtAGAGGTCAGCCTtgtcaatttagtgagaacctgtcccaaaacaaatttttttggtaccaggggcactttaccactgagttacatcccagattttttttttttttttgagatagagccttgcttagttgctgaagctggtctcgaatttgtgatcctcctgtctcagcctcccaagtcactgcgATTACAGGTATAAGCtactcaaagtaaaattttaaaagggctggggatgaagttcagtagtaaagtgcttgcctagcatgcccaagaccctggattccatccccagaaccatacacacacacacacacacacacacacaaaaggaaccTAAAGATTTTTCTTCTCACTATTTCTGGGTAAACACAGTATCTGGCACATTATAGTAGGTCCTTTTTacaagaatttctttttccagccccaggcacagtggcacatgcctgtaaacccagtggctgaggcaggagggtcaagagttcaaagccagcttcagcaacttagtgaggccctaagcaactcggtgagaccctatctcaaaataataaataaaaagggctgtggctgtggctcagtggtcaagcaccttAGGATTAATCCTCAGTTCCAAAAAAAAGTCCTTTTTCCAACCTGTGCCGGTTCATCCCTCCTTAGGCAACTGGCGGTTCCCCACTTCCAGGAAGTCATCAACATGGGGAACTGAGTGGGAATGCCCAATAAACATTCGCACTGCCCAAAACTCCTGGACACAAGTGATCTTCCgtttcagccttccaagtagctgggaacccaggtgtacaccactgtggcCAGCTGACAAGTATTCCCTTTTATTCAGTATGGGGCCTCTCAATTTGCCCAAGTTCCCAGAATTACACAACTTCAAAAGGCCCCTGGTGGGGAGTATCTCAAAAAGGTTAGGGTCAATGACAGACAGTGCTATACTTCTTaacagcaataattttttttctttttttgagggagGACGGGGGTTGAATCCAGcagtactttatcactgagctacatccctggtccttttttaaaatcttgagacagagtctcacaaaagttgcttagggcctcactaagttgctgaggctggcctcaaacttggaatcctcctgcctcagcctcccaagttgctgggattacaggcatggtcACTGTGGCcagcaaatttttcttttcttttttcctggggTCCCAAAAAGGGATACCTAAGTGTTTTGGGGCAAGTAACAGTCTTTTGGGACTTTTGTTTTCCAGGGATGTCACCATCTTTTCTGAGGTAAGGTTAAGTAAGATACCCAGAAAACTATAGTAAAGAATATAACCTTAGCCAGGTGCTAGggtacacacctgtagttccagccacttgggagggtgaggcaggactgcttgagcccaggaatttgggaCCATTCTGGGttacacagtgagaccctgtctctaaaaaagtGTAATAATAATATTTGAGGTCCAAGAAGCCTGAATTAAAATCTCAGCTTCGCCACTGACTAGGTCTGTGATTTAGGATAAgttatttaactttcttttttgcGGGGcagagggtaccagggattaaacacaggggtgctcaacccacgagccacatccccagcccttttttatattttatttagagacagggtctcattagttgcttagggcttcaataagttcctgaggctggctttgaactcatgatcctcctgccttgagcagctgggattataggcgtgcactaccatgcccagcaagttatttaacttctatgagcctcagtttccttaactTTCCCTAAGTAACATAGCTTGTATTGATCCTCATCTCTCAGTCAGGCATTAAAATAGTAAATCTCATTAATACTAAAtacctgttttttttgtttttttttttttgttactgaggattgaacccagaggtgctcaaccactgagcaacatccccagtccttttttatatattgtttagagacagggtcttgctgagttgcttagggccttgctaagttactgaggctggctctgaatttgtgatcctcctgcctcagcctccagagccgctgggattacaggtgtgcaccaccagtaACCCAGAGTCTTgagcagtgctctaccactgatctgtaTCCCCTgccttttgttaaatttactttCAGAAGGGAAGCACGTCAGTCTCAGAAGGGATCTccctaagctgcccaggctggcctcaaacattccatcctcctgcctcagcctcctaagtagctttCATACTCTTATTTAGTCCTTAAAATAAACCCCACCATGATGCCTGCTTCTGAACAGAAGATCAGTATAATTTTGtttagattaaaaaagaaaagaagatagtGATTCTatagaaacaagaaagaagactGCAATGGAATTCCTAAAATATCCCAGGATACCTTATGGGAATGAGTGTGTGGcactcaaatgaaaataaaaggtactCAGATTCAACCTTAAAAGCAAGTacttaacccattaagtcccaattTTTCAATTCTGTGACTATTTCAATGAAACTGACATAGGTGCATTAAAAGaagttggaaatcataatctggAGCTTATATAgccttcatatatattttcaaatatgtatattttgaatgctctaatcattcacctattacttttctcaaaagaataaaacaatattgATTTTGAAGAGTCCATAATTGGTATATTTGTTGGTCAATGTAAGTTTTTTATAGGTGTTCTATATATTGGAC
This genomic interval carries:
- the Tmem39b gene encoding transmembrane protein 39B isoform X3, yielding MSSSFLVFSLILLEYIIRFGMYIPFLQLNCDLRKTNLFSHMASVGPREAVSGLARSRDYLLTLRETWKQHTRQLYGPEAMPTHACCLSPSLIRSEVEFLKMDFNWRMKEVLVSSMLSAYYVAFVPVWFVKNTHYYDKRWSCELFLLVSISTSVILMQHLLPASYCDLLHKAAAHLGCWQKVDPALCSNVLQHPWTEECMWPQGVLVKHSKNVYKAVGHYNVAIPSDVSHFRFHFFFSKPLRILNILLLLEGAVIVYQLYSLMSSEKWHQTISLALILFSNYYAFFKLLRDRLVLGKAYSYSASPQRDLDHRFS
- the Tmem39b gene encoding transmembrane protein 39B isoform X4, yielding MYIPFLQLNCDLRKTNLFSHMASVGPREAVSGLARSRDYLLTLRETWKQHTRQLYGPEAMPTHACCLSPSLIRSEVEFLKMDFNWRMKEVLVSSMLSAYYVAFVPVWFVKNTHYYDKRWSCELFLLVSISTSVILMQHLLPASYCDLLHKAAAHLGCWQKVDPALCSNVLQHPWTEECMWPQGVLVKHSKNVYKAVGHYNVAIPSDVSHFRFHFFFSKPLRILNILLLLEGAVIVYQLYSLMSSEKWHQTISLALILFSNYYAFFKLLRDRLVLGKAYSYSASPQRDLDHRFS